One Deltaproteobacteria bacterium genomic window carries:
- a CDS encoding DegV family EDD domain-containing protein produces the protein MIQQALILGFERIAAWSGLLDEINVFPVADGDTGRNLVVSLSPLRQLDTHREETVHRLLMSARGNSGNIAARFFSEFIHADSMDAIPEAARSGRDAAWQAVHDPVPGTMLTIFDEMAEALGKDGVRLDDPSVTELVSHLERTVRSTPELLPRLRTAGVVDSGALGMYIFFEGFFVSLSNKAAQFQPVTTTFKDMLKVSAAFNEDLEEGYCVDTVVQLAARGQGGISSLSGNLESMLVIPHDDFLKVHFHTIDREKVRKEIEALGDIVAWSDDNLGTQVARFRNQKTSRCIHIMTDAAGSVTREDSDTHDMTLLDSYITVGERSLPETLFSPSELYKRMREGIKVSTSQASIFERHQHYQSVLNQHDRVLYLCVGAVYTGNYDVIMGWKQTNDPDDRLTVIDTTAASGRLGTIALLTSRFSTRATDPHAVIEFANRAVGACEEYVFLDRLQYLAAGGRLSKTSAFFGDMLHMKPIISPTAEGAKKVGVVRDQNDQLQFALRKLDASIRKGSKAFIMLQYSDNRSWVEETVMEEIKTRYPFAEIMLRPLSLTSGAHMGPGTWAVAFLPWDAMAMDKG, from the coding sequence ATGATTCAGCAGGCACTTATTCTGGGTTTTGAACGGATAGCCGCCTGGTCCGGGCTTCTGGATGAGATTAACGTCTTCCCTGTGGCCGATGGAGATACCGGACGAAATCTGGTGGTGAGCCTGTCCCCGTTGCGGCAATTGGATACCCACCGGGAAGAGACCGTGCACAGGCTATTGATGTCGGCCCGTGGGAATTCGGGAAACATCGCGGCCCGGTTTTTTTCAGAGTTTATCCATGCGGATTCGATGGATGCCATCCCCGAGGCAGCCAGGTCGGGGAGGGATGCGGCCTGGCAGGCGGTCCATGATCCGGTGCCGGGGACCATGCTCACGATTTTCGACGAGATGGCAGAGGCCCTGGGAAAGGATGGCGTCCGATTGGATGACCCGTCTGTAACAGAGCTGGTTTCCCATCTGGAAAGAACCGTACGATCAACGCCTGAACTTCTTCCCAGACTCAGGACGGCCGGGGTGGTGGACTCGGGCGCCCTTGGAATGTATATTTTCTTTGAAGGATTTTTTGTCAGTCTCAGCAATAAGGCCGCTCAGTTTCAGCCGGTAACCACAACATTCAAAGATATGCTGAAGGTTTCGGCCGCTTTCAACGAGGACCTGGAAGAGGGGTATTGTGTCGATACGGTCGTTCAGTTGGCCGCCAGAGGTCAAGGGGGCATCAGCAGTTTATCCGGCAACCTGGAGAGCATGTTGGTCATCCCCCACGATGATTTCCTGAAGGTCCATTTCCACACCATTGACAGAGAAAAGGTGAGGAAAGAGATAGAGGCCCTTGGCGATATCGTAGCGTGGTCGGACGATAACCTGGGCACGCAGGTCGCCCGTTTCAGGAACCAGAAGACTTCAAGATGCATCCATATCATGACCGACGCGGCCGGTTCTGTTACGCGTGAAGACTCGGATACCCATGACATGACACTCCTTGACAGCTATATCACCGTCGGAGAGAGGTCCCTGCCCGAAACCCTCTTCTCGCCATCCGAACTCTATAAACGGATGAGAGAAGGCATAAAGGTTTCAACATCCCAGGCATCCATTTTTGAGCGCCACCAGCATTATCAGAGCGTCTTAAATCAACATGACAGGGTGCTCTACCTCTGCGTCGGGGCGGTCTATACGGGGAATTATGATGTTATCATGGGATGGAAGCAAACCAATGACCCTGATGACCGGCTGACGGTGATTGATACGACTGCGGCCTCCGGACGTTTAGGGACCATCGCCCTCTTAACGTCCAGGTTTTCAACCCGGGCAACCGACCCCCATGCGGTTATCGAGTTTGCAAACAGGGCTGTTGGTGCGTGTGAAGAATATGTCTTCCTCGACAGGCTTCAGTATCTGGCAGCCGGAGGGCGGTTGTCCAAAACGAGCGCCTTTTTCGGCGATATGCTCCATATGAAGCCGATTATCAGTCCCACGGCCGAAGGGGCAAAGAAGGTCGGGGTGGTAAGGGATCAAAACGATCAGTTGCAATTTGCCCTCCGGAAGCTTGACGCCTCCATCCGGAAGGGCTCGAAGGCATTTATCATGCTCCAATACTCCGACAACAGATCGTGGGTGGAGGAGACGGTTATGGAAGAGATCAAAACGCGCTACCCTTTTGCCGAAATCATGCTGCGACCCCTCTCCTTGACCTCCGGCGCACACATGGGGCCGGGAACATGGGCGGTAGCTTTCCTGCCATGGGATGCCATGGCCATGGATAAGGGGTGA
- a CDS encoding lysophospholipid acyltransferase family protein, producing the protein MQKWFYEVVTSLSKTAPPWVVEFMVWMVSTGFFLFSPERVRVSMRFYREVFPDSGRFFPLGCAWRQYHNFSHIFLDRLRLRKPVSLTYTSEGWADLEAVHKEGKGGIILMSHLGNWEIAAHLLKTKSPEMNLLLYMGVKQKDQIEHVQKQSLTEGGVKIVGIDQDGGSPFAIIEGLRMLKEGGFVSMTGDVLWNQEQRTVHVRFLGHKVKLPAAPHILALLSGAPLFVFFAFRVGRGEYRFKIIGPKYVRMSSRSRRTEAIQGSAQEYAHLLEQALYQSPLEWYHFEPFLEPQASH; encoded by the coding sequence GTGCAAAAATGGTTTTACGAGGTTGTCACGTCACTGTCCAAAACAGCTCCGCCATGGGTCGTGGAGTTCATGGTCTGGATGGTTTCCACCGGATTTTTCCTCTTTTCTCCCGAAAGAGTTCGGGTCAGCATGCGATTCTATAGAGAAGTCTTTCCAGACAGCGGCCGGTTTTTTCCGTTAGGGTGTGCATGGAGACAATACCACAATTTTTCACATATTTTTCTCGACCGGCTGCGGCTCCGGAAGCCGGTGTCCTTGACGTATACCTCCGAAGGGTGGGCAGATCTTGAAGCAGTTCATAAGGAGGGCAAGGGGGGCATTATCCTTATGTCCCATCTGGGAAATTGGGAGATCGCAGCCCATCTTTTAAAGACGAAAAGCCCTGAAATGAACCTCCTCCTCTATATGGGCGTGAAACAGAAGGATCAAATCGAGCATGTCCAGAAACAGAGTTTAACAGAGGGGGGCGTGAAGATTGTCGGCATAGACCAGGATGGAGGCTCACCCTTTGCCATAATTGAAGGCTTGCGCATGTTAAAGGAGGGCGGATTTGTTTCAATGACCGGCGATGTATTATGGAATCAGGAACAGCGGACGGTCCATGTCCGGTTCCTGGGACACAAGGTCAAATTACCGGCGGCGCCCCATATCCTCGCCCTCCTTTCCGGCGCTCCCCTGTTTGTATTTTTCGCATTTCGCGTCGGCAGAGGGGAATACCGCTTTAAGATCATCGGACCGAAATATGTCAGGATGTCGTCCCGTTCCCGAAGAACCGAGGCAATCCAGGGGTCTGCCCAGGAATACGCCCATCTTCTCGAGCAGGCCCTTTATCAAAGTCCCCTGGAATGGTACCATTTTGAACCCTTCCTGGAGCCGCAGGCCTCTCATTAG
- a CDS encoding acyl carrier protein gives MTRDEIQSKILEIFKEEFEIENPGLNDDLGDKHEFDSIDALDLLSRIEEFLGSALTQNEKKQAMNIRTINQVIDYVEIMARIRT, from the coding sequence ATGACCCGAGATGAGATACAATCCAAGATCCTGGAGATCTTCAAAGAGGAGTTCGAGATCGAAAATCCCGGTCTGAATGATGATTTAGGCGACAAACACGAATTTGACAGTATTGATGCGCTGGACCTGTTAAGCAGAATTGAGGAGTTTCTCGGTTCAGCGCTTACCCAAAATGAAAAAAAACAGGCCATGAATATTCGAACGATCAACCAGGTCATAGACTATGTCGAAATTATGGCCAGGATAAGGACCTGA
- a CDS encoding 3-oxoacyl-ACP synthase, translated as MERRVVITGAAAITPIGHQKDEIVDSLVNGKSGVATLLEDGLLSDRIHSKVFGTVNYPIAYDFERKFRKTMGPVSFYACQVAKEAIEAAGMDPGMLSSGRVGVAFSSTHGSPTVQRSIYKHFFSKSQSQFSSIGAVDYLKSMVHTTAVNITKMFGITGRVIASSTACTTSSQSIGFGYETIKFGMQDAMICGGADEYDTTTVAVFDNLLACSTDFNATPHRTPRPFDIRRDGLVVGEGAGAVILEEYEMAKRRGADILGEVVGFGCNNNGGDLILPSQDGIARVIRLGLENAAISPDQVDFVSAHATATVIGDIMEARAIHGVYGDHPYVTGLKGYMGHTMASCGVIETIITLYMMEQGIIAPTLNLEEIDERCSMIRHAVRLHELPIKVAAVENFAFGGVNTSLIIKKFE; from the coding sequence ATGGAAAGAAGGGTGGTAATTACGGGCGCGGCTGCAATAACGCCTATCGGCCATCAGAAAGATGAGATTGTTGACAGTCTCGTAAATGGGAAGTCAGGAGTAGCCACCCTGCTGGAGGACGGCCTGCTGTCCGACCGTATCCATTCAAAGGTTTTCGGAACAGTGAACTACCCCATTGCCTATGATTTTGAGCGAAAATTCCGTAAGACCATGGGACCGGTGTCCTTCTATGCCTGCCAGGTGGCAAAGGAGGCCATTGAGGCCGCGGGAATGGACCCAGGGATGCTCTCTTCCGGTCGCGTAGGGGTTGCATTCAGCTCCACCCACGGAAGCCCGACGGTTCAAAGGTCTATCTATAAGCATTTTTTCAGCAAATCCCAATCGCAGTTTTCATCCATAGGCGCGGTGGACTATCTCAAATCCATGGTTCATACCACTGCGGTGAACATCACCAAGATGTTCGGGATCACCGGAAGGGTAATCGCCTCCTCCACCGCCTGTACCACCAGCAGTCAGTCCATCGGTTTCGGCTACGAGACGATCAAATTCGGGATGCAGGACGCCATGATTTGCGGGGGCGCGGATGAATATGATACGACCACGGTTGCCGTCTTTGACAACCTCCTTGCGTGTTCCACCGATTTTAACGCGACCCCCCATCGAACGCCCCGGCCGTTCGATATCAGAAGAGACGGTCTTGTGGTGGGTGAAGGCGCAGGGGCCGTCATATTAGAGGAATACGAAATGGCCAAGAGGCGGGGCGCTGACATACTGGGAGAGGTGGTTGGGTTCGGGTGCAATAATAATGGCGGAGACCTGATCCTGCCGAGTCAGGATGGCATTGCCCGGGTCATCCGGCTGGGGCTGGAAAATGCCGCGATCAGCCCTGACCAGGTTGATTTTGTAAGCGCCCACGCCACTGCCACCGTGATCGGAGACATTATGGAGGCCAGGGCGATTCACGGCGTATACGGCGATCATCCGTATGTTACGGGGTTAAAAGGGTACATGGGCCATACCATGGCCTCTTGCGGAGTCATCGAGACGATCATCACCCTTTATATGATGGAACAGGGCATCATCGCCCCTACGCTGAATCTGGAGGAGATAGATGAAAGATGTTCCATGATCCGGCATGCCGTAAGACTCCATGAACTTCCCATCAAGGTCGCCGCTGTTGAGAACTTTGCCTTCGGCGGCGTGAACACCAGTCTGATTATCAAGAAGTTCGAGTGA
- a CDS encoding 1-acyl-sn-glycerol-3-phosphate acyltransferase — protein sequence MKSVADVVITAILWSYFIFSYLVFFSLCYFAAFLFAKNRETAFQRVNHLYYKSFFFFVRSMVPGLNFSIQEEIFTIRASVIVCNHLSYLDPILLISIFEKHKTVVKNIFFKVPIFGWVLKTAGYLPAAAAGVMAPLMMKQMNDLQGYLSSGGNFFIFPEGTRSRDGTLGRFNEGAFKIAKRCNAPIQVVSIRNTQRLFPPDRFLFNTCVKNTIDVRLVGTIEPDDRAGGFSTSEMKEEAWSLLNNSLNS from the coding sequence ATGAAATCCGTCGCAGATGTCGTCATCACCGCGATTCTCTGGAGTTATTTCATCTTCAGCTACCTGGTCTTTTTTTCATTGTGCTATTTCGCCGCATTTCTGTTTGCAAAAAACCGCGAAACCGCTTTCCAGCGTGTCAACCACCTTTATTACAAAAGCTTCTTTTTCTTTGTCCGATCTATGGTGCCCGGCCTTAACTTCAGTATCCAGGAGGAGATCTTTACCATCCGCGCTTCGGTGATTGTGTGCAACCACCTCTCCTATCTTGATCCGATTCTCTTGATCTCCATATTTGAAAAGCACAAAACCGTCGTGAAAAACATCTTTTTCAAAGTGCCGATATTCGGCTGGGTCCTGAAGACCGCCGGCTACCTCCCCGCCGCCGCCGCCGGGGTCATGGCCCCTTTGATGATGAAACAGATGAACGACCTGCAGGGCTATCTATCGTCAGGGGGAAATTTTTTCATTTTTCCGGAGGGGACCCGGAGCCGTGACGGCACACTCGGCCGTTTTAATGAAGGGGCATTTAAGATCGCCAAGCGATGCAATGCCCCCATTCAGGTGGTGTCGATCCGGAACACGCAGAGACTTTTTCCCCCGGACCGGTTTCTTTTCAATACATGTGTAAAAAACACCATCGACGTTCGCCTGGTGGGAACCATTGAACCCGACGATCGGGCAGGAGGATTTTCCACCTCAGAAATGAAGGAGGAGGCATGGTCCCTCTTGAATAACAGCCTGAACAGCTGA
- a CDS encoding radical SAM protein: MKFKLIYPKWPKLNRQTEFHLPPHGPVVFAGALPADVEVDFVDENLESIDFDDPVDFVGISMMLTAQVKRGWQIADRYRKEGTKVIFGGISTMLHAEETLDHADAVFLGEAEGRMEKVFSDFSRNRLERVYDYMEDRPPTGMINTARRDILKRDLYNYRGIQMVDLVHASRGCRFNCYPCAVSYLGGRQFRPRPIDKAIEEMAAIDNNRLFIVDNSLAQNTEWEMDLFREMIPLKKKWCSHPIEDDPKVLDLAAQAGAWYVYQTIFDTSDYIRERIRRYKDHGIGIEGSILLGLDNHTEDFIKRLIDFLLEIDLDMAEFTVLVPFPHTKAFEDLSSQNRIFSHDWEDYTADRVVFHPRHMTPERLQELFYFGWDRFYRDESQEFRMFKLLRKVTEKEAADQTYQPRRRDLVSRAFGREARN; the protein is encoded by the coding sequence ATGAAGTTCAAATTGATTTATCCGAAGTGGCCAAAACTCAATCGGCAGACGGAGTTTCACCTGCCGCCGCATGGTCCTGTGGTGTTTGCGGGCGCTCTCCCCGCCGATGTGGAAGTGGATTTTGTGGATGAAAATCTGGAGTCGATCGATTTTGATGACCCCGTCGACTTTGTGGGGATTTCCATGATGCTGACCGCTCAGGTAAAAAGGGGCTGGCAAATCGCGGACCGATACAGGAAGGAGGGCACCAAGGTGATTTTCGGAGGGATCTCTACGATGCTCCATGCTGAGGAGACCCTGGATCACGCCGACGCCGTCTTCCTGGGCGAAGCGGAAGGGCGGATGGAGAAGGTGTTTTCAGACTTTTCCCGCAACCGGTTGGAGAGGGTGTATGATTATATGGAAGACAGACCGCCCACCGGAATGATCAATACGGCCCGGCGGGATATACTGAAAAGAGATCTTTATAATTATCGGGGCATACAGATGGTGGATCTGGTGCACGCCTCAAGGGGATGTCGCTTCAATTGTTATCCCTGCGCCGTCAGCTATCTCGGCGGAAGACAGTTTCGACCGCGTCCCATAGACAAGGCCATAGAAGAGATGGCGGCCATCGACAATAACCGGTTGTTCATCGTAGACAATTCCCTGGCCCAGAACACGGAGTGGGAAATGGACCTGTTTCGGGAAATGATACCGCTGAAAAAGAAGTGGTGCAGCCATCCCATAGAGGATGATCCCAAGGTCCTGGACCTGGCAGCCCAGGCAGGCGCCTGGTACGTGTATCAGACAATTTTTGATACATCGGACTATATCCGGGAAAGAATCAGACGCTACAAAGACCATGGGATCGGCATTGAAGGAAGCATCCTTCTCGGGCTGGACAACCACACGGAAGACTTTATTAAGCGGCTGATAGATTTCCTCCTGGAGATCGACCTGGATATGGCGGAATTTACGGTGCTTGTGCCGTTTCCCCATACAAAGGCCTTTGAGGATCTCAGCAGCCAGAACAGGATTTTTTCCCATGACTGGGAGGATTACACCGCGGACAGGGTCGTATTTCATCCCAGGCACATGACGCCTGAAAGGCTTCAGGAGCTGTTCTATTTCGGTTGGGACAGGTTTTACAGGGATGAGTCGCAGGAATTCAGGATGTTTAAACTGCTCCGGAAGGTCACGGAAAAAGAAGCGGCCGACCAGACCTACCAGCCGAGGAGAAGAGATCTTGTCTCCCGTGCCTTCGGCAGAGAAGCGAGGAATTGA
- a CDS encoding DUF3261 domain-containing protein, whose translation MRPVYLLLMILFSAISCAGLPGPVPIERPLSLDVDDNRCKIPFPDRAGQFVHSIRAAMPGGHEAVMIGVTALSPETGTIECVMMTIEGLVLFDARYDGRMTIHRAMPPFDAMDFARGLIEDIQLIFFPPDGPLIASGIADDGAFVCRYRTDRDRTIDIVLHEDHLWEIRQYDSDSRLIRSLKTDPGRRGPAERQDLIPARLKLTAFGPSEYALTLDLIEVRELGE comes from the coding sequence ATGAGACCTGTTTACCTCCTCCTGATGATCCTTTTTTCAGCGATTTCCTGCGCCGGACTGCCCGGACCTGTGCCTATTGAGCGGCCGCTGAGCCTTGATGTGGACGACAATCGTTGCAAGATCCCTTTTCCTGACAGGGCGGGGCAGTTTGTTCATTCGATTCGGGCTGCAATGCCGGGGGGACACGAGGCGGTCATGATCGGCGTAACGGCCCTGTCCCCTGAAACCGGCACCATAGAGTGTGTGATGATGACGATCGAAGGGCTCGTCCTCTTTGATGCCCGATATGACGGCCGGATGACTATCCATCGCGCCATGCCGCCTTTTGACGCCATGGATTTTGCCAGGGGCCTCATAGAGGACATTCAGCTGATATTTTTTCCACCGGATGGGCCGCTCATCGCATCGGGTATCGCCGATGACGGTGCATTTGTCTGCCGATACAGGACAGACAGGGACAGGACAATCGATATTGTCCTCCATGAAGATCATCTCTGGGAGATTCGCCAGTACGATTCGGATTCCAGGCTGATCCGTTCCCTCAAAACAGATCCGGGCCGCCGGGGGCCTGCCGAAAGGCAAGACCTCATACCGGCCAGACTGAAACTCACTGCCTTTGGGCCTTCTGAATATGCCTTGACCCTGGACCTTATAGAGGTTCGGGAGTTGGGGGAATAA
- a CDS encoding outer membrane lipoprotein carrier protein LolA, producing MMKRGVCRFFSVILVLVTAGICLGWADTWEGIRGATGTIRTIRADFVQEKHLSILSRPFISKGVFYYQAPDSLRWEYTSPVRSILLMHKGRMRGYTETGGGLMEDSRMDPKGMQIILQEIALWLGGRFSDDPAFDAVLKDGRRIVLTPKEKGFSKMIQHIDLNLSETPGIIESVEIYEDSDSFTRLEFLNTDINKEIEEALFKDIS from the coding sequence ATGATGAAGAGGGGCGTGTGCCGTTTTTTTTCGGTTATTCTGGTGCTGGTGACAGCCGGCATATGTCTGGGATGGGCCGACACCTGGGAAGGGATCCGGGGGGCGACCGGGACGATCCGGACGATCAGGGCGGATTTTGTGCAGGAGAAACATCTGAGTATCCTTTCGAGACCATTCATCTCCAAGGGGGTTTTTTACTATCAGGCGCCGGATTCCCTCCGGTGGGAATACACCTCTCCCGTGAGGAGCATCTTGCTGATGCACAAGGGGAGAATGAGGGGTTACACGGAAACCGGCGGCGGCCTCATGGAAGACTCGCGAATGGATCCCAAAGGGATGCAGATCATACTTCAGGAGATTGCCCTCTGGCTTGGGGGCCGTTTTTCCGATGACCCGGCCTTTGACGCCGTCCTGAAGGACGGACGCAGGATCGTTTTGACGCCTAAGGAAAAAGGCTTCTCCAAGATGATCCAACATATTGATCTGAATCTTTCCGAAACCCCCGGAATCATCGAATCGGTTGAAATTTACGAAGATTCGGATTCCTTTACCCGGCTTGAGTTCCTCAATACCGACATAAACAAGGAGATAGAAGAGGCCCTTTTCAAGGACATTTCATGA
- the fabG gene encoding 3-oxoacyl-ACP reductase FabG yields MSGNCDNRVAIVTGGSRGIGRAICLELARDGYFIVINYRSDEEGAAETLRLVKEADSHGETLPFDVSDPVQTKEALDRVIARFDRIEVLVNNAGITADGLFVLMSQDEWDRVIDTSLKGFYNVTRPVLEKMITNKQGAVVSIASVSGLIGHRGQANYSAAKAGLMGASRSVASEVARLGVRVNVVAPGLIQTDMIQDVPRNIIKEMVPMARVGRPEEVAKVVRFLCSEDASYITGQVISVNGGMA; encoded by the coding sequence TTGAGTGGGAACTGCGACAACAGAGTGGCGATCGTTACCGGGGGGAGCAGGGGTATTGGACGGGCAATATGCCTTGAACTGGCCAGGGACGGATACTTTATCGTCATCAACTACCGATCGGACGAGGAGGGAGCGGCTGAAACGCTCCGGCTGGTGAAAGAGGCCGATTCGCACGGGGAAACCCTGCCATTTGATGTGTCCGATCCTGTGCAGACCAAAGAGGCGCTTGATCGTGTGATCGCCAGATTTGACAGGATCGAGGTACTGGTGAACAATGCGGGTATCACGGCCGACGGGTTGTTCGTTTTGATGTCCCAAGACGAGTGGGACAGGGTCATCGATACCAGCCTGAAGGGGTTTTATAATGTCACCCGGCCGGTACTGGAGAAGATGATCACCAATAAACAGGGCGCTGTGGTCTCCATTGCATCCGTCTCCGGTCTGATCGGGCACCGGGGTCAGGCCAATTATTCCGCTGCCAAGGCCGGTCTCATGGGGGCCAGCCGGAGCGTTGCGTCGGAGGTGGCCCGGCTGGGGGTCCGCGTCAATGTGGTGGCGCCGGGATTGATCCAGACGGATATGATACAGGATGTGCCGAGGAACATCATCAAGGAGATGGTCCCCATGGCCCGTGTGGGCCGGCCCGAGGAAGTGGCGAAGGTGGTGCGGTTCCTCTGCTCGGAAGACGCATCTTATATCACCGGCCAGGTGATTTCCGTTAACGGAGGGATGGCTTAG
- a CDS encoding DUF2283 domain-containing protein produces MEKGLMFRYDREADILYIDKRPPYAEQETEELGDEVIARINPDTDEIENLEVLFFSTRLLRRDMFEVPVSANLRVVRTRAS; encoded by the coding sequence ATGGAAAAGGGATTGATGTTCCGGTACGACCGAGAGGCAGACATCCTCTATATTGACAAGCGTCCGCCCTATGCGGAGCAAGAAACAGAGGAGTTGGGGGATGAGGTCATCGCCCGGATCAATCCGGACACGGATGAAATCGAGAACCTTGAGGTGCTTTTTTTCTCGACGAGACTTCTCCGCCGTGACATGTTCGAGGTCCCCGTTTCAGCCAATCTGCGTGTTGTCCGGACGCGCGCTTCGTAG
- a CDS encoding AAA family ATPase: protein MNEIHQRYLKEPVEDDLKSRMVFIGGPRQVGKTVFALGFLSPPDIRHAAYLNWDDVQVRSSLMKGELPANQPLIILDEIHKYARWRNLVKGFYDTRKTQTAFIITGSARLDHYRKGGDSLHGRYHYYRLHPFSLTELNSNPSATDLELLLRFGGFPEPLFRGEEKFWRRWQRERTHRVIYDDIRDLERVKEMSLLELLAEELPRRVGSPLSIKNLREVLEVAHETVDRWVRVFERMYYCFRIPPHGAPRIRAVKKEQKLYLWDWTAVPDPSARFENLVACQLLKYCHFMEDSQGYGMDLRFLRDTDKREVDFVVLQEGRPLFAVECKTGEKDISHALFYFKERVNIPNCYQVHTGTRDYEKEGIRVLPFFTFCRELLMP, encoded by the coding sequence ATGAATGAAATCCATCAGCGTTATCTGAAAGAGCCTGTCGAAGACGACCTGAAAAGTCGTATGGTCTTTATCGGGGGGCCGAGACAGGTCGGAAAGACCGTCTTTGCACTGGGCTTTCTGTCGCCGCCGGACATCCGGCACGCCGCGTATCTGAACTGGGACGACGTGCAGGTCCGATCCTCCCTAATGAAGGGTGAACTTCCGGCAAACCAGCCTCTCATCATTCTGGATGAAATCCACAAGTACGCCAGGTGGCGAAATCTGGTCAAAGGATTCTATGACACCCGAAAGACGCAAACGGCCTTTATCATTACCGGTTCCGCAAGACTGGATCATTACCGGAAAGGGGGAGATTCCCTCCATGGGCGCTATCATTATTACCGTCTTCATCCTTTTTCGCTGACAGAGCTGAACTCAAACCCCTCAGCAACGGATCTGGAACTCCTGCTCAGGTTTGGCGGGTTCCCCGAACCCCTATTCAGAGGAGAGGAGAAATTCTGGAGGAGGTGGCAGCGAGAGAGGACTCACCGCGTGATTTACGACGACATCAGGGATCTGGAAAGGGTGAAGGAGATGAGCCTCCTCGAGTTGCTGGCAGAGGAACTGCCGCGACGGGTCGGCTCTCCCCTGTCCATCAAGAACTTGCGGGAGGTCCTGGAGGTTGCCCATGAAACCGTGGACAGGTGGGTTCGGGTATTCGAGAGGATGTATTACTGTTTTCGTATTCCACCCCATGGCGCTCCCAGGATAAGGGCGGTCAAGAAAGAACAAAAGCTCTATCTCTGGGACTGGACAGCGGTGCCGGACCCCAGTGCGCGATTTGAAAACCTCGTGGCCTGCCAACTCCTGAAATATTGTCACTTTATGGAAGATTCCCAGGGTTACGGGATGGACCTCCGTTTCCTCCGGGACACAGACAAGCGGGAAGTTGATTTTGTTGTGTTACAGGAGGGCCGTCCCTTGTTTGCGGTGGAGTGCAAGACCGGCGAAAAGGACATCAGTCATGCCCTGTTCTATTTTAAGGAACGGGTCAATATTCCCAACTGTTACCAGGTGCATACCGGCACTCGTGATTATGAGAAGGAGGGGATACGGGTCTTGCCTTTTTTTACCTTTTGCAGGGAACTTCTTATGCCATGA
- a CDS encoding acyl carrier protein, translating into MEDPVNILIKELKIKIIHTLNFEDITPDDIVEDHPLVGGELGIDSIDVLELVMMIDKDYGIKIDNKELGEKVFVSLTSLARFIYENSRSVGN; encoded by the coding sequence ATGGAAGACCCTGTTAACATATTGATAAAAGAGCTTAAAATTAAGATCATCCATACCCTTAACTTCGAAGATATCACTCCTGATGATATTGTTGAGGATCATCCGCTGGTAGGCGGCGAATTGGGAATAGATTCCATAGACGTCCTGGAACTGGTGATGATGATTGACAAAGACTATGGCATCAAGATTGACAACAAAGAACTTGGCGAAAAGGTTTTCGTAAGTTTGACATCATTGGCCCGGTTTATTTATGAAAATTCAAGAAGCGTAGGAAATTGA